The Crassostrea angulata isolate pt1a10 chromosome 1, ASM2561291v2, whole genome shotgun sequence nucleotide sequence ccaaaatcgtttcggagcgattctgcaattttttgctacattacggcaTGTATGGggggcattttaactgtggtatAGGCCTGTcccacagttagattattctaagtaagcagagtgtagtgaaattaatagaattattgtaggcttaaagctttataatttaaatggcaacaatacggtgtgtcgatgtatctatttcgtaaatgtccgatattttatacaatgtcaacccgtgcacgcacgggtcaaagtctagttattACTATACagcattaattaattactgatTTTTAATATCTTCTTATAAGAAATATACGATCTAATGTACAAGTATGACTAAACATGATCGAAGTCCGGAGTAATGACGGGAACGTACCTAGAGCCTATACACACTCACACTATGCAAGTGCTATATTTACTATTTAAAAACAGGCAAGATAAGCAAAGCataagtaaaaattattttatatttaacaaacaaCCGATAATCGTATACACCATTAAGGCAAATATGTAATTTGAATTCTtataaggtgttttttttttttagaattagatattttctaatatatatttacttctGTTTAAAACCAGAgtagaaaatcaaacaataaaaaataggtgtttaaataattatcaaCAATTAAAATCTGAAATATACCACAGTAATTAATTGCATGGATTCACTGaaacatgtaccggtattatAACTAATGGAGGTCATGGGATGCCATTACTATCATATTCATATTAGCTATGTagctatgtaaaatttaaatcgCACACCATGAGTCTACGACCTCTAGTGTTCCCAGTCTACCATCCAACCAAACACTTATAACTAAGCTTTACGTTGCTGAACTTTGTTGATCAGGTGAGATCCAGTGGTTTTAACGTGATCTAGGCGTATACTTCATATGAcgtttattttgcttttatcatcatataaataacaatttgaACATTGAATTTACTGTATATGATTTAATCGgtatttaatataaatgttaagtatcattaaaaaaatttaagaatgtaCATATTAAAATACAGAAAGACCGCCATCCTATACATACTAGGACAAGTCTCGCTTTTCCAATTTCAGAAATACcagtgaataaattttatttgttggaAAGtacactttaaaatattttcaatcgtCAAGTAAATGTAATGTCtgcatttcaaattaaatgcaCCGAAATAATGCGTACCAATATTACCCAGGTAATTTAAGATACGCATGAACATGCCTCGAAATGACCTCTTGCTACCTCATATCAGCTTTTTGTTTTGAGTAACTTCAACACATTACCTTAGTtcattttagaaaatgtttGCTAGAAAGATGATCAAAAGAGATGGAGACAAAACACAAGTGCCAACTATATATGTGTAAGTGAAAATAGTGTGAATCTACAGCTGTCATAAATCTATAATTTTGTTACTTCCATTCCCTTGACAACTGCTGTTGTTCAAAAGCACTTGGTGTTAATAAAATCACAAAGTTTGAGTTGATATAATTCAAAAGTTTGATTTCCAGAAAATCTTTAACACGTTATTGCGAGCTCAGTATTGcaggaaaaaaattcaaactttcagtACATATACAACTActcattttttatcaaactgtTTTTAAACAGGGAAATAACCAAGATGAGCAAACTAAGCTCTAATGTCATTTTCATTAATCTTTTGTACGGCAGCAAAAAGCTTTAAATCATACTATATCATTTCTTTGTAAACATAATCTaagtgttgtatttttttttataacaagtaATCATTTAAATGGCTTTCGTGTATCATTACGTAtatagataaacaacgaaaaCAAAGTTTCTACATTATTTTCACTGTAATATATCTATCGTGAATTATGAAAGTTATTAACATAGGTGAATATACTCTATCTATTGTTTCGTCaacgttatacatgtataattatttttattggatTCACAGTTTTCACTTAAAAGATAAAGTAAAAGCATAGCTATTTCAATATCTTTATTTCTGTAATTAGAAAAGAAACCCGACAGGTATTTCTTCTTGCAAAAGAGAGTCTACGTTACGATTCCTCTTTAGGACAGTTTAAATCCAGAAAAGCTCATTCTGGTGTATTGATTACTTTCCAGATAATTTCCAGCATATGCTTCTCCCACTCTGATTTGGACAACATCCCCTTTCTTCAAATTTAGAATAGTCATAGTAGAGGCGACTGCCCTATCATCATGACTCATTGAGTCAGCCCATGCTACATCTTTCACCTTGCCATTTTTTACAACCTCTATGGAACTGTGGGATCTGTCGTAAGAAGTCGTAGTTGTATGAAACACGTAAAGTCCGCTCTCCGGAGCCGTGAATTTGCCAGAGTTTACATCGTATCCATGTCCAGCGTTGGTTTCAACCATATCATAGACCAGAGTCTTATGTTTGGTGATGCTTTTGATTGGAATATTCTTGGACATGTATGAAAAAAAGGCAATTTGATGACCTGGAAAGAAGAAAAGTTCCTATTTCcttgtaaaaaatgaaatcaaaacacaCCTTCACAATTATGATAGGAAcctttgatttttacaaaaagagtttttaaattaaaaaagatacccATTTATATGCTgggtttttaattaaaaaaataatagtatttaaaaataatgctttaaacaatcttactttttcaaaaaatcaaaaaacaattttatttacttatgaAGAAATCAATGAAGGCAATCAATTTCAGCAGTTGTAATTTCTTACCTGACTGACTTTCTTTTCGCTGAGAACAAAGACTGCAAATTGTGTCTTCCATTTCCTTCCGGTCACATGATTCATGGCCATACGCAACCCAAAGAAAGAGAACAACGAAAAGTCCGATGGTGTTCATGGTTAGTTTACAGTTATATGTAGGTTATTCATTTGACGCATCTTGCTGTGCGTTTTAAATACGTAACGATTGCATGATGTGATAACATTTCTAGCATcagatttcaaaataattttttctcaaCTACATTTTGTGAATATTgaataacattaattttctaGTTTCAATTAcaattgaaatgaataaatacaaaaacttGTGTAtgtaaaaaccaaaataaaagtACTTCATGAAACGtgcttttttaaaaccatttataaaCTATTTATAAAGTATTACTTCGTGATTCGAAATGTTTAGTAGTAGTTAAAGTTATTTTAACAAAGCTGTAACACATCCTAGTAATAAAAGTTCATAAAATGagatttctcaaaaatatatttttgcttatacatttttttctagaaAAGTGTCATAGATTTAGTTAAAAATCATTAACATCTGCCAAAATATAATGCTGACATTTAAAACctcttttgttaaaatattggcCAAACATTAGAAGAATGAGAATACTTGAAGTAGCAAACTATCGCCTCTAAGCTTTAAATAAGGTAATTATCTGGATGGTCGATTGCATAACTTTTTGCTTGACAGTTCATCAATCTTACATGCatctttaaaatatgtataactaGATCTTCAACTAGATCGTGTTTTATGATCTCTTAATTTTTGTTGCTGGCTGTctattaaattatcaaaattaataaataattgtcTTAAGTTTGCTGTGTAAATTATGAATAAGGTTTTGACAAATTCTCAATCAAAAGGAATAACGGATCATGTCACGAGTTGTATGACTTATGTTGTGTGTTAAAAAACATacacatttattttgaaataataaagcACATTTTGCGTTGTATGTAACTAGATCTAAATGTTTACTGTTCAAACTGACTAAGAATAGATAGTTTTCTCAAGtgtaaaatgatttattattttgttacaatatttaaaataattacttttttcCAGCAGATCACGCAATATTATGAAATCATCACTGTTCGTGGGGGATcaatgttcgtggctttcgtGGGTGACCCTTGCCAACGAATTCATATTCTCACGAACCTATACACaatcttttgtttaatatttatcaaaattttactgaTTATCCTATGAACGAAATTACGTCACCACAAACCATTTAAATTTCGGCTTCCGACGAACATTGACCtccatgaataaaaatgattctacagtatatGAGAAACATAAATAAAACCAGTGTAATGTATggttataaaattgattttataatgggcaattttaatacaatatttcaatatatctgtttaaacattttctcatgatctaaattataataattatcaaTGTGATAAGATACAAAGCGATATGGAAATCAGGTCaagcaaaatatttaattgggTAATATATCAGGTGGGATGTATACTTGAATATGTACCAGTTTCAAAGACTTTTGTCTAACAGTTACCACAAATCccagataaaatgaaaaaaaatgtgatatttcgtataaaaacaaacatttttctatttggTATTGCCTAGCAATGTTTACATACACTTGCTTTAATTTCTTGAAGGACTAGTTTTAAATACTATCACGTGATCATGGTAAACTATTGAATCGTATCTCAGTTTGATAATTCTACTCTGAAATATATCTATGTTTATCGAGAGTGGGAGGAAGAAAATATATACAAGGCAATAGTTTACATCCACgtgttaaatcaattttaagctTATTATTCGCAGTACATGTAGAGTATAAACGTTTTTTTCTGACCTTGCCTTACATGCTCGATTTTAAGTTGCTTTTGGatgtataaaacattttacataattCTTTTCATCCACAATTATTAGATCATTAACATATCATCTTTGCCAGAACAGCAGACATGTTCACGATGCTAGCTTAGGACTATGGTGCGTCCAAAGTACGTCTCAGGATACGTCTTAATCATATGTTTGTTTCTCGAAGTCCTCCCAAGTCAGAAATCGCCATCACTTTGCCCTAACTTAACGACATCATTTGCCTTGTCCTAAGACCATCCTAAGGTTCTAAAATCACAATTTTGGTGGATTATCGGGATTGTGAAGCTTTATATTACGACCAGTGTAATAAGACAATCTTTTCTACAATTCAATCGTTTCCAACAAACctcaaattcctaatccgggaggAGGCATAGTCATTTGTTCCATCATGTAAGTTTATTTAAACATGATTTTGTGGAGAGGGACTCCGAACTCTCCCTCCTCCCCTTTTCCGGTGCTGCAAATGCATATGCCTGCAGGTGGGAGCCgacaaatgaaacaaatttatttcataggcgtcggaaccggggggggggggggctaggagGGGGgctgagcccccccccccccctccctcacATTtatgcaaagttagacctaaccattaggcacatagcatcaacatagcatcagagagggttcagcctcccccccccctactttttgtCGCAGCAAACagaattgttcctaaatttaccttgaacagattgaaatattgagaagttggagtcataggtataattgcccccccccccccccccccccccccggattaggattttcatgattttgggatttagtttttatttttttgcttgttaagaTTTCTGACCATCAGTCTAATTAGTCTagcttccccccccccccccactttcaatttgctttcgaCGCCAGTGTAGTTTTGTCCGCAAATACTGTCTGTGGCgaaaaaaatgcttaatatCTACTATTgctgtttaaataattatttcctGGTATGCCAAAAGTTGTCCTGATGCTTACTTCCTTTACACAAAATAGCAGTTATTTGGTTTTCGATGGATTTTTTGTTTAACTAAATTGTTATTGGtcacatatatatttaagaaaatgtgtatttttaaaaaatgttcacaaGTCAATATTACTGTTTTTTAAGCTTATCGTATTACCGACACTTATAATTTTCTCTGgctaatttttaatgatttacccCTGAGCAAGTCTCTCAAAATCTTTCTATCAACTgatgtgaaaaataaaaacaatttaagtCAGCGAGGATACCGTTACTTTTGTTACCGAGCCGAGCTACAGCTGAAGACGTGTTATAAGTTGAACTAGgatgttcttatttttttttatacttcatCTCTTAGAAACATGCATAGGTCATTTCTTAATaaagtttcgtgaacatgcctgcaaGTTCTTAATAACAAGAAAAAacaggtttttttaaaatatatttacagcAATTGCATTTATTAATAAGAGCTTTAAACTATATTTTACTGAAATCTTTATgatgataatatttttaatcaaatgttaTCGTATAATTAGGAAGGTGCTTCTGAATTATAGCTTTTATCATTTATCACGTATGCATTATATCAATGCATGGTACAATtgcaattacttttaaaaatacttacctcttattaaaaaaccaaagaatttttttgcaaaacaaaaaatacctatttgattttttcttctttccttaCTGAAAACTTCATGTTCATGTATTCTTTATGCGTTTCTTCAATATCAAGCAATTTAACTATTGTTTATAACTTTCGATTAAATTTGAATCACAGTAGAACaaataaagtatgaaaaaaGGTTGTTACAACAGTTATCAAACACTCTCAAATCTACAAAGGAATTTGCACGGAATATACCACAGTAGTCAAAAGTGCACGGAATCACTGACATGTCATAATTGTTTATTGTACTGGAGAGCATGGGATGTGTAATTGACAGGGGCTCCCCACTGTTCCATTTCCATGAACCTGATAATCTGCGAAGTCCAACAGACACCTTCAAGTTCATCCCGTCTGTAACATAATTAAAGATAAGTGTATTGACAACGTGATACTTACGTGAAAAAATACAACTAAGTTAAATTGTAATAGTACTGATACAAATTCGTATCCATTAAGGGTTTAGTaacatttgttaaaattgttttgccGATTACATCGAAAGTTCCTGTTCTCTAAACAGATCTACTCACAAGTGTAAATTAGATAATATGCTAAAGCATCAATCTTTTGGTTGGTATCCAGTGAGACTAGTTCTCCGCCCTCTTGATCACACACTGAAGTTGCGTATGAGAATGTTAGACCTATTGTTGTAAACATCTTTAGACATATACCTGCTTCTCTGAATAAGACAAAGTCGGGATTGCGGCAACCTGTAAGGAAAGCTAATCATTGCAGAGAAAATTTACAAAACCCGCTAACGCAGGTTATGTGTTTTTTCCAGCAATGTCGTACCTTCATATCACGCGTGAATtattaaagaaagcattttattgtttaaatattctgagtgtttttattttaagaggTTGGGTAGTCGACAAGTTACACAATGTGTTACAATTTCATATTCAATAATTGACTCTAAACTACTATAGTAAAGATAAATCCAAATATCTaagtaaacattttctttcatcCTTATACAGAGATTGATACAGACTAAAATTACCACAACCATTTAGAATCCTTTAAGAGTTACAGTCATATGTTGTTTCAATTATACATCATTagaatcaaattttgaaaaaaaaaacttatcttATCCGTGCTAATAAAGGCATTAACCCCGCATTATTtgcttatctttttttatataatcagtTAAATTCATCTGGATTGTATATTTTGTGCACATAAGCAGAGGATAGATTCTTGTCTGCAGACCGTTAAAATTCAAGAGCTTCCGGGGACTTCGCCTCTTAAGTCCAACCCCGCACCTTTTAGGTGCCTAATAAAGGCGGCTCCAGACCCCTTACCTTTTTTGAAGTGCACATCAAAACGTTCTAGCTACGCCCATGGGCGACTCGATCTGcatgtgaattttacaattcgAGGTCGATTAGCGTATTTGAAAGTCAGCGGaaagtaaagcgtcaacatcaATAGTACATATTGTCATAAATATTGAGGTGCATGCAATAAAATTGATGTTTCTAAAGACTGAGAAAGTAACAAAGTATAATAAGGTTAATCACAGAGCAGTCCGAAATAGAACACGTTTGTGCCGTAAATTTCAACTTTTGTGtacatgcacacttgtagaaaTGTGtcattgatcggttgaagttgaataaaatgcaaattatgtaatatttattgtcagtatctgttgtgaattctttggcataagctacaaaaaaataaagactGCCTCAACGTAAAAATGATGCGTTATAAAAGATTGAATTTATTGATGAAGCATTGTGCTGAAAATGTTATTGGGAACCTGTTTAAACAGTGCGATTTTACAATTGTTTACCCCATTAAAAACAAGAAGCAATTATTGTGAGAACTTTTTTTCAGTTGCTGCAGCGATTTAGTTTTCgcagtcctgatacagagttaaATAACCAAGGTACAGATAAGAGTAGGCGGGTACTAAAACGGCCGTTGAAAGTGCTTGTTTCATAAACTGCAACTCACGATCACAATAGTGTCGTCACTCAACGCATCTATCCATCGATCACAGTGTGTACACCCATGTTGATTTGTGATAATATTCCGAGTACGGGAAATTTTTTGACAACGTAAATTCAGTTAAATGATATTCGACAGTTCATTGTAATGACTCGTTCGTCTCTAAGTTAGCAGACATGGATAATGACGGCAATtatgtaataatatttattataagtCAAATGTAGCCAATGGTCTACTCTGCATGTATCAATTGAGCGCGGAGTTAGAGTTTACAAATCGTCAATTATATAACCTGTTTTCCCTTCTCTTTCCCTtctcttttcaaaatatatgtatatgtgtttGTTTGCTCGTGCTTTAATGTATAATTTAATGACTTGATAAACTTAAAATTCGTTTGGGTATATAAATCAAGACAATGAAGTTCTTCATATATTTCGAATGATTAATCATATGATATCTTCAGAACAATTACCACAAATCTCTACCAGTTTTGATTGAAGACTAACCACTTCTGATATTTTATTGGGAGCTAGCACATAGAGGGctcttaatattaaaaaatcaatatatccATAAATTAAGCATCGGACAATGTTATCAGTAATAACCGAAGTCTACCAAACCTTAGTTTTCAATCATTAAAACTTGTAAAACTCGAcgacttttttcaataaatatgaaaacattttttaagtacatgagttACATAGCTGTCTGTAAACCTCTGTGGAATTAAATCAAGCTTCagcttattttgaaaataacgTCTCCTAAAAGCACTAGCGAGTTGACACTCTTGTATAAAACTTTGGACAAATACTGTTAAGTCTCTCTCTGCAAAAACGAAccgaatatttcaaaaaaattattctgataTTTGATGAACTTACCCTTTATCTCAAATACTTCTACATCTGATTCGATACTAACGGGTGTATTATTAAGCAATGGATATTTGTAGAGAAAGCAGCTTCCGTCATTGGGTTTGTAGAAGGATGTTTGGCAGGTCATGTTGTATCCACACAACAAGGTACACTCTACACGAGATAACTGTCCGTCCACCACAGCCAGATCCGAGCTAGGTATCACATTGCTGTACATACTTTTCTTTGCAAAGTTGTATGTTTTCACTTCGCCCAAAACAgcttgaaaatataaaacactttgATACACAGTATTGCTTGGTAAAATATGTAgtatatttttagataaaacttctgaaaacattatttaagtCATTCGTGTGCATTCATGTAATtctattgttttaaatacacCGGCTGAAAAATGAAccttttttaatctttcaatTTATTACattcgtttttcatatcatcgATCTTGACAACATTATGAAAACAAACAGAACGAtgctaaaatgatttttaaatataatttaaaaatatgataaaaataccAACTTTCTccttaaatttttatcaaaattgttttataaatcataatatataagtaaattcatttatgatgaaaaaaacatGAGTTTGATTTTTTAGCTTTTGAGTTATACATTAATGAACCATACAATAGTAATTACCCCTCTGGCCAAATAACCAAAAATATATCACAGGTATAACCATATCTCTGGTACCAAATGATTACCCAATGTGCTCCTGTTCAGGATTAGTTTAAACCATTGATCGAACTACCGCTGTAAAATATTAACTTTGATTTAGTTTTACGTCTCAGTTAACTGCAATAATCGATTTCTAAACCAAATGGATGGGCAATCGACCGTGTTGCTTCATGATCGAGATATataatagaaatattaatattttatgccCTACTATTTGAACTGAGTTTCCAACTTTTGCAACAACTGATGAGTTTTATTTTAGAACGTTTcgatttaaaacaaacaatattttggCATTTTGATTATCAAATGAAATGTTATTTCATGGTCGGTATTTGAGGGATTTTTGGTGGTTAAAGGGAGATGGGTTAAGTTCAGCAAGGTTATAAAACAAGTATAAAGCAAGTGTTTCATGTACGAACGTCTAAATTCAGCATTAGACTATTTCcgttttcatatttcattttgtaagCACATCCTATACCAATGAGCCAGTTTGACAAAATTacaactaagatttatttttttcaaatttcataccTTATTTGTTACTCATCCGTGCAATATCttcagattttcattaaatctttCGTTACTCGGTGTCTGAAGatcaaattgcttttttttatgtaatcatCGTATTTGACCAAAGTAGGCTCAGTGTTTGATTATGTTTTGACCTCATTTTCTAGGCAAATTTATCATATAATGTAATTGTCGGAATATTTCTGACATTTATAGAAGTACggcataaaattttatttcttgtatAAGTGAACTATCGATCCATATTCTGACTGCAAAATGCAGTATGTTATAGTATGCTATTATACGAAAATGTTGAAGAATAATGAtgctatatataaatatgaatgtACTCTTTGTATGAAGtataaatttacaaacaaatgaCTTACGTCTAACTGCATTGGCTTTACTTTAAGAGAGTattagataaatgtttattgtcAGTATTATTTTGAAAGAACCATGTTCCCAAAACGGTGGTATCTTATTCCCTAATCCCTCATTTTTTTAGCACCAGAAATGACTTTCAGCGTTTTTATATTTAATCTGTGAAACTACAATGTTAGAGAGTATGGCTATTTCTGAATGTATTCATAACCTTTCTCTTTCCAAGAGAAATGAGCGACTTTTTTTGGTACCAACCCCTCTCTGGATGTACAACAGCAGCAATAAGATTTAACAATACATAGATGGTTTGATTAGTGTTGGGAAGGTATTTCCTTTCACAGCGATAATTTTTATATGTgtctatttcaatttttatttgtagattctttcttttttaagtaGAATTTATCTTAGCTAATCATAGAGTTGGTTATTTTAACTTGCACACTAAATTTGTACCCTGCTAAATTTGAGGATTGAAAGTGAAAGGAcgttaatttttcatattttgtgataaatgcAATACCTTTTCTCTTTATTGTATCAATTTGTGAGTTATTGTATATAATTCAAAACTTATCAAAGAGTTGTTGATTTAAACAGTCACACtaattttccataaaataaacgGTTAATAGGGTTTAATCAGGCTAgttaaattagaattttttaaacaaattcaaacacTAAAAATTGCTCAATATACAGAATAAACGAAGAAAATCAATTAGTTGATTGTAACATTTAAGAATCGAAATAGTTAAATAGCTcggaaaaaattgtaaattgacAATCAAG carries:
- the LOC128163442 gene encoding uncharacterized protein LOC128163442, with translation MVIPVIYFWLFGQRAVLGEVKTYNFAKKSMYSNVIPSSDLAVVDGQLSRVECTLLCGYNMTCQTSFYKPNDGSCFLYKYPLLNNTPVSIESDVEVFEIKGCRNPDFVLFREAGICLKMFTTIGLTFSYATSVCDQEGGELVSLDTNQKIDALAYYLIYTYGMNLKVSVGLRRLSGSWKWNSGEPLSITHPMLSSTINNYDMSVIPCTFDYCGIFRANSFVDLRVFDNCCNNLFSYFICSTVIQI